One genomic window of Choristoneura fumiferana chromosome 14, NRCan_CFum_1, whole genome shotgun sequence includes the following:
- the LOC141435308 gene encoding RNA polymerase II-associated protein 3-like isoform X1, with the protein MDKAFEIQRQVRDNVSTLKTYLTDLQNWEVEMKRKEAALNGEFEQDLPPVRSKAKKEKPVEKKKTVEKRLKSSDYKAWDSFDADKACEEIDMEDVGPTSLDGKKSQQAKMEKLREEAHHEKERGNAFVKQEKWDEAIACYNRAIELVKDDAIYYANRGLCYLKKDSLHQAETDCTEALRLDPTYVKALQRRATARERLGSLRAASHDLSEVLKYEPHNGPARKQLEVIKNRMGTKGSKSKSSPSSTPTSENKPFPRSTGQAKIVELKDEPALPVPELSEEEKWKNGVGECITVIKPVKKPPHLRSKRALKTVPILEIPLGKTEPEKPPTRLKIIEIEDDLSKGDTNNNDSNKSAKPNIMDSSGDMKSTDAKDVVVTSPESEKLVKDVIGSEKDVSLENMVPPVNSVQFMAEWKYMKGNERARSDYLSIIDPVKIPSIFDNALESDVLSDLLSMLAADTSKFADKTITAYLKGLTRVKRFSALAMFLSTNDKQILNKLLQHCKTAEHCSENEIADLMNKFEL; encoded by the exons atggacAAAGCTTTCGAGATCCAACGGCAGGTCCGGGATAACGTTTCAACATTAAAAACATACCTCACAGATTTACAGAACTGGGAGGTTGAAATGAAACGTAAAGAGGCCGCCTTGAACGGTGAATTTGAGCAG GACTTACCTCCAGTAAGAAGCAAGGCTAAAAAGGAGAAGCCGGTGGAGAAAAAAAAGACagttgaaaaacgtttaaaatcaTCAGATTACAAAGCGTGGGACAGTTTTGATGCT GACAAAGCTTGCGAGGAAATAGACATGGAAGATGTGGGTCCTACATCTTTGGATGGCAAGAAGAGTCAGCAGGCTAAGATGGAGAAGCTGAGAGAGGAGGCTCATCATGAGAAAGAGAGA GGCAACGCTTTTGTCAAGCAGGAGAAATGGGACGAGGCTATTGCCTGCTACAACCGAGCCATCGAACTGGTAAAAGATGACGCCATTTACTACGCCAATAGAGGGCTCTGTTACCTTAAGAAAGACAG CCTCCATCAAGCAGAAACGGACTGCACGGAAGCACTCCGCCTGGACCCAACGTATGTCAAAGCCCTCCAGCGCCGAGCGACCGCAAGAGAGCGCCTGGGCTCACTCCGGGCAGCCTCACACGATCTCAGTGAAGTGCTCAAGTATGAACCCCACAACGGACCGGCGCGGAAACAGCTGGAGGTTATTAAAAACCGCATGGGGACCAAGGGG TCTAAGTCCAAATCATCACCATCTTCAACACCGACTTCAGAGAACAAGCCTTTCCCGAGGAGTACTGGGCAGGCAAAGATAGTGGAGCTGAAAGACGAACCAGCGCTACCGGTGCCCGAGTTGAGTGAGGAGGAGAAGTGGAAGAATGGAGTCGGAGAATGTATCACGGTCATCAAACCGGTCAAGAAGCCACCTCATTTGCGGTccaag AGAGCCCTTAAGACGGTACCAATCCTCGAAATCCCACTCGGTAAGACTGAACCAGAAAAACCTCCGACTAGACTTAAAATCATAGAAATCGAAGACGACTTATCTAAAGGTGATACAAACAACAACGACTCAAACAAATCCGCCAAACCCAACATCATGGATAGCTCGGGCGATATGAAGTCAACGGATGCCAAAGATGTAGTGGTCACTAGTCCGGAGTCGGAGAAGTTGGTTAAAGATGTCATTGGGTCGGAGAAAGATGTCAGCTTGGAGAATATGGTGCCGCCAGTGAATAGCGTTCAGTTTATGGCTGAATGGAAGTATATGAAAGGGAATGAACGCGCTAGGAGCGATTATTTGAGT ATTATAGATCCGGTAAAAATCCCTTCGATCTTCGACAACGCGCTGGAAAGCGACGTGCTCTCTGATCTACTGAGCATGCTCGCCGCTGACACGAGCAAGTTCGCCGACAAAACTATCACAGCGTACCTGAAGGGCCTTACGAGGGTGAAGCGGTTCTCGGCGCTCGCTATGTTCCTCTCTACCAATGATAAACAAA ttttgaaCAAACTCCTACAACATTGCAAGACCGCGGAACACTGTTCTGAAAACGAAATTGCTGATCTGATGAACAAATTTGAGCTTTAA
- the LOC141435308 gene encoding uncharacterized protein isoform X2, with the protein MEDVGPTSLDGKKSQQAKMEKLREEAHHEKERGNAFVKQEKWDEAIACYNRAIELVKDDAIYYANRGLCYLKKDSLHQAETDCTEALRLDPTYVKALQRRATARERLGSLRAASHDLSEVLKYEPHNGPARKQLEVIKNRMGTKGSKSKSSPSSTPTSENKPFPRSTGQAKIVELKDEPALPVPELSEEEKWKNGVGECITVIKPVKKPPHLRSKRALKTVPILEIPLGKTEPEKPPTRLKIIEIEDDLSKGDTNNNDSNKSAKPNIMDSSGDMKSTDAKDVVVTSPESEKLVKDVIGSEKDVSLENMVPPVNSVQFMAEWKYMKGNERARSDYLSIIDPVKIPSIFDNALESDVLSDLLSMLAADTSKFADKTITAYLKGLTRVKRFSALAMFLSTNDKQILNKLLQHCKTAEHCSENEIADLMNKFEL; encoded by the exons ATGGAAGATGTGGGTCCTACATCTTTGGATGGCAAGAAGAGTCAGCAGGCTAAGATGGAGAAGCTGAGAGAGGAGGCTCATCATGAGAAAGAGAGA GGCAACGCTTTTGTCAAGCAGGAGAAATGGGACGAGGCTATTGCCTGCTACAACCGAGCCATCGAACTGGTAAAAGATGACGCCATTTACTACGCCAATAGAGGGCTCTGTTACCTTAAGAAAGACAG CCTCCATCAAGCAGAAACGGACTGCACGGAAGCACTCCGCCTGGACCCAACGTATGTCAAAGCCCTCCAGCGCCGAGCGACCGCAAGAGAGCGCCTGGGCTCACTCCGGGCAGCCTCACACGATCTCAGTGAAGTGCTCAAGTATGAACCCCACAACGGACCGGCGCGGAAACAGCTGGAGGTTATTAAAAACCGCATGGGGACCAAGGGG TCTAAGTCCAAATCATCACCATCTTCAACACCGACTTCAGAGAACAAGCCTTTCCCGAGGAGTACTGGGCAGGCAAAGATAGTGGAGCTGAAAGACGAACCAGCGCTACCGGTGCCCGAGTTGAGTGAGGAGGAGAAGTGGAAGAATGGAGTCGGAGAATGTATCACGGTCATCAAACCGGTCAAGAAGCCACCTCATTTGCGGTccaag AGAGCCCTTAAGACGGTACCAATCCTCGAAATCCCACTCGGTAAGACTGAACCAGAAAAACCTCCGACTAGACTTAAAATCATAGAAATCGAAGACGACTTATCTAAAGGTGATACAAACAACAACGACTCAAACAAATCCGCCAAACCCAACATCATGGATAGCTCGGGCGATATGAAGTCAACGGATGCCAAAGATGTAGTGGTCACTAGTCCGGAGTCGGAGAAGTTGGTTAAAGATGTCATTGGGTCGGAGAAAGATGTCAGCTTGGAGAATATGGTGCCGCCAGTGAATAGCGTTCAGTTTATGGCTGAATGGAAGTATATGAAAGGGAATGAACGCGCTAGGAGCGATTATTTGAGT ATTATAGATCCGGTAAAAATCCCTTCGATCTTCGACAACGCGCTGGAAAGCGACGTGCTCTCTGATCTACTGAGCATGCTCGCCGCTGACACGAGCAAGTTCGCCGACAAAACTATCACAGCGTACCTGAAGGGCCTTACGAGGGTGAAGCGGTTCTCGGCGCTCGCTATGTTCCTCTCTACCAATGATAAACAAA ttttgaaCAAACTCCTACAACATTGCAAGACCGCGGAACACTGTTCTGAAAACGAAATTGCTGATCTGATGAACAAATTTGAGCTTTAA
- the LOC141434832 gene encoding lactosylceramide 4-alpha-galactosyltransferase-like — MLRKIKKVLFYVSLIAFSVVYITATHYFIERYQHEHELPVLWHSTLDFFYPDDTSCYRKDGDYLMSIEKKAVLPDSIFIIETTCQRNLGAREACTIEAIARSHPDKFVYVLFTRPLTEKECFRGPLGEANKFLNVHFYRANISTYALHTPLEEIFNGSLTSHGKRHHRRMAEYLKFLTLYHYGGLVVDLDMLVTAATDHLGSNWLVREDDGRIGSAVVSLSRDRVGRKVTPLVLSALKDQDQAHSEEIDSGKALYQVLRSICSTTSIDGMNESTCDGLKIYDSKLFYPVKRTNWQDYFSPGEPPSESLGYYLWSSESRRAPVGKDSMYASLAKGYCPNVFRKYSRLLIKRF; from the exons ATGctgagaaaaattaaaaaagtcttATTCTACGTCTCTCTAATAGCTTTCAGCGTCGTCTATATAACAGCAACCCACTATTTCATCGAACGCTACCAACACGAGCACGAGTTACCCGTCCTCTGGCATTCTACGTTAGACTTCTTCTATCCCGACGATACCTCGTGCTACCGCAAGGACGGAGATTACCTGATGTCCATCGAAAAGAAAGCAGTTTTACCTGATTCTATATTTATCATCGAGACTACATGCCAACGTAATTTAGGCGCTAGagaagcttgtactatagaagCGATAGCCAGATCGCACCCAGATAAATTCGTTTACGTTCTTTTCACAAGGCCATTGACAGAAAAGGAATGTTTCAGAGGACCTTTAGGAGAAGCCAATAAATTCCTCAATGTGCATTTCTACAGAGCTAATATCAGTACTTACGCTTTACACACTCCATTGGAAGAAATCTTTAATGGTAGTTTGACTTCGCATGGCAAGAGACACCATCGGAGAATGGCAGAATACTTGAAATTTTTGACGTTATATCACTATGGAGGGTTGGTGGTAGATTTGGATATGTTGGTTACGGCGGCAACGGATCATTTGGGCAGTAATTGGCTGGTGCGGGAAGATGATGGGAGAATAGGGTCGGCTGTTGTTTCACTCTCCAGGGATAGGGTAGGGAGAAAGGTTACGCCGTTGGTTCTTAG TGCACTTAAGGACCAAGATCAGGCCCACAGTGAAGAAATAGACAGTGGAAAAGCGTTATATCAAGTACTAAGAAGTATTTGCAGTACAACAAGTATTGACGGAATGAATGAATCCACGTGTGATG GTCTAAAAATCTACGACAGCAAACTCTTCTATCCGGTCAAAAGGACCAACTGGCAGGACTATTTTTCTCCTGGCGAGCCCCCCAGTGAGTCTTTGGGCTATTATCTGTGGAGCAGCGAAAGCCGCAGGGCTCCGGTTGGCAAGGATTCCATGTATGCCAGTTTGGCCAAGGGTTATTGCCCTAATGTGTTTAGGAAGTATTCTCGTTTGCTGATTAAACGTTTTTGA